In one Watersipora subatra chromosome 6, tzWatSuba1.1, whole genome shotgun sequence genomic region, the following are encoded:
- the LOC137398360 gene encoding putative CENPB DNA-binding domain-containing protein 1, protein MVGEKRKASSESDSAKKRQAISFERKVSIIKQLDAGEKMVSVARAYNLNRSTVGTIYKQKDRIMEHVKGAVPMQSTIISKKRGKIIEEMEKLLTIWLDDQQRRRFPLSLLLIQEKAKSIFEDVKAKAGESAAEETFSASCGWFSRFKKRANLHNVSVSGEAASADTEAAERFPQELSNQDLMELEAQQRVEEEEEETPVPMKKFETKLLAEGFSLIDKAIALFELQDPNIERCTKVANQLNDTIQCYRIIFDEKKKKTVQSSLDHFFCPVSSQSSKEDTHQPSSSSCIGVTEKEVHVV, encoded by the exons ATGGTTGGTGAAAAGCGAAAGGCTTCTAGTGAGAGTGATAGTGCAAAGAAGAGGCAAGCCATCTCATTTGAAAGGAAAGTGTCAATAATAAAGCAGCTTGATGCGGGTGAGAAAATGGTGAGCGTTGCACGGGCATACAACTTGAATCGTTCGACAGTCGGTACCATTTATAAACAGAAAGATCGTATAATGGAACACGTGAAAGGTGCAGTGCCTATGCAATCGACGATCATTAGCAAAAAAAGAGGGAAAATCATAGAAGAGATGGAGAAACTTCTCACCATTTGGCTCGATGATCAGCAACGGCGGCGTTTTCCTCTGAGCCTTCTGCTCATTCAGGAGAAGGCCAAATCTATCTTTGAGGATGTCAAGGCTAAGGCTGGGGAAAGCGCTGCCGAAGAAACGTTTTCTGCCAGCTGCGGATGGTTTTCCCGTTTCAAAAAGAGGGCGAATCTCCACAATGTGTCTGTGTCCGGAGAGGCAGCATCTGCGGACACAGAGGCTGCCGAGCGATTCCCCCAA GAATTGAGTAACCAAGACCTCATGGAGTTGGAGGCTCAGCAACGTGTCGAAGAGGAGGAGGAAGAAACGCCTGTCCCCATGAAGAAATTCGAAACGAAACTCTTGGCTGAGGGGTTTTCGCTCATAGATAAAGCCATCGCACTCTTCGAGCTGCAAGACCCAAATATTGAACGCTGCACAAAGGTTGCAAATCAATTGAATGATACCATACAGTGCTACCGCATcatttttgatgaaaaaaaaaagaaaactgtGCAATCATCGTTAGATCACTTCTTTTGCCCAGTTTCTAGTCAATCCTCTAAGGAAGATACTCATCAACCCTCATCTTCTTCCTGCATTGGTGTTACGGAGAAGGAAGTACATGTAGTGTAA